A stretch of Gambusia affinis linkage group LG10, SWU_Gaff_1.0, whole genome shotgun sequence DNA encodes these proteins:
- the atg4c gene encoding cysteine protease ATG4C, whose product MENKGSDEVEKLKTKFMSMWHNVKYSWALKSKTPFSRNSPVFLLGKCYHFKAEDVDCPSEDWHGGSDENLVMGNVEAFRKDFASRLWLTYREDFPPLPGSTLTSDCGWGCMLRAGQMMMAQGLVLHVLGRDWSWPEALTIQPLDVESRTTTAAKRLVTSLQTSLQSNPRISESRQSLAPQAQASGSAEEADAHLKEMYHRNLVSWFADVSSAPLGLHRLVRLGMTFGKQAGDWYGPAMVAHILKEAVKEAMEPGLAGITVYVSQDCTVYNEDVMDCHKVLKAGKTSGETADSSPAAQSSQLSTTPTLPENQAVIILIPVRLGGERTNPEYFEFAKRILRLEYCIGIIGGKLKQACYFVGFQDDSLIYMDPHYCQSFVNVSTSDFPLQSYHCPSPKKMPFSKMDPSCTIGFYSRSAQDYERIREEVSKLLEPSPKEKYPVFTFLQGRSADYGLSAGLSTETREWPFLRETRRTVPTAGDFVLL is encoded by the exons ATGGAGAATAAAGGGAGCGACGAGGTGGAAAAATTGAAGACAAAGTTCATGTCAATGTGGCACAATGTGAAGTACA GTTGGGCACTTAAATCCAAGACTCCATTCAGTAGAAACTCCCCAGTGTTTCTTCTGGGAAAGTGCTATCATTTTAAGGCAGAAG ATGTGGACTGTCCCTCTGAAGACTGGCATGGAGGCTCTGATGAGAACCTTGTCATGGGGAACGTAGAGGCTTTCCGAAAGGATTTTGCATCTCGTTTGTGGCTGACGTACCGGGAAGATTTCCCTCCGCTGCCAGGCAGCACCCTGACCTCAGACTGTGGCTGGGGCTGCATGCTGAGGGCTGGGCAGATGATGATGGCTCAGGGTCTTGTTTTGCATGTCTTGGGCAGAG ACTGGTCTTGGCCAGAGGCGCTCACCATCCAGCCCTTGGATGTAGAATCGCGGACCACCACAGCGGCTAAGAGACTTGTCACCTCACTGCAGACTTCTCTGCAGAGCAACCCCAGGATTTCTGAAAGCAGACAGTCTCTTGCGCCTCAAGCCCAGGCGTCGGGATCAGCAGAGGAAGCAGATGCACATTTAAAGGAGATGTACCACAGAAATCTGGTGTCCTGGTTTGCAGACGTCTCCTCAGCTCCACTGGGTCTGCACAGACTGGTCCGTTTAGGAATGACGTTTGGAAAACAGGCAGGGGACTGGTATGGTCCAGCTATGGTAGCACACATCTTGAA ggaAGCTGTCAAAGAAGCGATGGAGCCTGGCTTGGCGGGTATAACTGTCTACGTCTCCCAGGACTGCACAG TGTACAATGAGGATGTCATGGACTGCCACAAGGTGCTGAAAGCAGGAAAAACCTCTGGTGAGACGGCAGATAGTTCTCCTGCTGCACAAAGCAGCCAACTGTCAACAACCCCCACTCTGCCAGAGAACCAAGCCGTCATCATCCTCATCCCTGTGAGGCTGGGAGGAGAAAGGACAAACCCGGAGTATTTTGAGTTTGCAAAA AGGATATTGCGTCTGGAGTACTGCATAGGCATCATTGGAGGGAAGCTGAAGCAGGCCTGCTACTTTGTGGGATTTCAAG ATGACAGCTTGATTTACATGGACCCTCATTACTGTCAGTCTTTTGTGAATGTCAGCACCAGCGATTTCCCTCTTCAG TCATACCATTGCCCCTCACCAAAGAAAATGCCTTTCAGCAAGATGGATCCAAGCTGCACTATTGGTTTCTATTCTAGAAGTGCTCAAGATTATGAGAGAATCAGGGAAGAAGTGTCCAAG TTGCTGGAGCCTTCACCGAAGGAGAAATATCCGGTGTTTACTTTTTTGCAAGGTCGCAGCGCAGATTATGGCCTGTCGGCGGGTCTGAGCACAGAGACGCGGGAATGGCCCTTTCTGAGGGAAACACGCAGAACCGTCCCCACAGCTGGAGACTTTGTGCTTCTCTGA